The following are from one region of the Neurospora crassa OR74A linkage group III, whole genome shotgun sequence genome:
- a CDS encoding catechol 1,2-dioxygenase 1: MENFRIGKDATLNLRMGITYSDDQTPEEVHPTSAKDGQSLIDQVIAATGPKAHPRLAQIMPSLVRHLHDFAREVNLTVPEWKAAVDMLNECGQISNDRRNETQLLCDILGLESLVDEITSNLLASSNAGTPSAVLGPFYRYNAPLLPNGSSIVKNLTPETPWFSQAIADSAYITGRVLSTGGRPIPGAIVDTWLAAPNGLYEQQDESQTDMNLRGRFKTDQDGRFAFYALRPTSYPIPFDGPAGRFLTLLDRNPNRPGHIHFVVSAPRHRPLTTQIFDSRDKYLTEDAVFAVKDELVVKFLPHKGDSKARWYLEYDFVLSREN, from the exons ATGGAGAACTTTCGTATCGGCAAAGACGCCACTTTGAACCTGAGAATGGGCATCACTTACTCAGACGACCAGACCCCGGAAGAAGTTCACCCCACATCGGCAAAAGATGGCCAGTCTCTGATTGACCAGGTCATTGCTGCCACGGGGCCGAAGGCGCATCCAAGATTGGCACAGATCATGCCCAGTCTTGTACGGCATCTTCACGATTTCGCCCGAGAAGTCAACCTGACAGTCCCGGAGTGGAAGGCAGCCGTTGACATG CTGAATGAATGCGGCCAAATCTCCAACGACCGACGCAACGAAACGCAACTTCTCTGCGACATTCTCGGCCTCGAGTCTCTCGTCGACGAGATCACTTCGAACCTGCTCGCCAGTTCCAACGCCGGCACACCATCAGCAGTCCTGGGTCCGTTCTACAGGTACAACGCGCCTCTTCTACCCAACGGCAGCTCCATCGTCAAGAACCTGACGCCCGAGACCCCTTGGTTCAGCCAAGCCATCGCAGACTCGGCCTACATCACAGGCCGTGTCCTGTCCACCGGCGGCAGGCCCATCCCCGGTGCTATTGTCGACACCTGGCTTGCCGCGCCGAACGGACTCTACGAGCAACAGGATGAGTCCCAGACCGACATGAACCTAAGGGGTCGGTTCAAGACTGACCAAGATGGCCGCTTTGCGTTTTATGCGCTGCGGCCGACTTCTTATCCGATTCCGTTTGATGGTCCCGCGGGCAGGTTCTTGACCTTGCTGGATCGGAACCCCAATAGGCCGGGTCATATCCACTTCGTCGTCTCGGCACCAAGACATCGCCCGCTGACGACGCAAATCTTCGATAGCCGGGACAAATATCTGACGGAGGATGCGGTTTTCGCGGTCAAGGATGAGTTGGTGGTCAAGTTCTTGCCCCATAAGGGAGACTCCAAGGCGCGCTGGTATCTTGAGTATGATTTCGTTTTGAGCAGGGAGAATTAG
- a CDS encoding small oligopeptide transporter, which produces MTSYTNLRSSGASIDGMEAVELKDRRASTSGRKSGDLEAGEEDIGVPSSSWNGAPGPSQGGHRRQESHGADDEDGSELELLLDPNLPAEYSHKLRDLTRKSLSFDDNQVGVKFGESEDEEEEVENSPYPEVRAAVPNFDQDLPCNTIRAWTIGLGLIFLGASMNTIFSLRAPSISLGSLIAQIIAWPLGHGWARFMPQREFNTFGKRWTLNPGPFNIKEHSVIVVMASVSFSVAYATDIILAQKVFYKQDFGLLWGVLLTISTQSLGYGIAGMLRRFLVYPASMIWPGNLVGVTLMHAMYGQNEKKDPTIMGGSIPRYRWFAYITLGSFLYYFIPGFFAQFLSSFAVVTWMAPNNPVVNQLFGYSTGLSLLPITFDWAQITGYVGSPMVPPWHAIANTLAGVVIFFIIAASFLQYTGAWYGKYLPMSDSNVYDNTGKTYDVSRVLSKEFTLDEEAYNTYSPLFLSTTFAIAYGLSFAAISSLIVYTYLHHGKTIWRQWKNSTSERPDVHMKMMRKYKEAPTWWYMSLFAVMLALGFFTVLGWQTNLTWWAFLLAVFISFAFSLPIGIIQAVTNNQIGLNVLTEFVFGYIQPGRPLALMIFKTFGYITMSQALTFVGDLKFGHYMKLPPRVLFSAQVVATTFSCIIQILVLNFALRTIPEVCTPSQPQHFTCPGGRVFFSASVIWGLIGPARMFSPGQIYSSLFLFFILGAVVPLGIWLLLRRAQKRNPHTKTWLRYVIAPVIFGGAGSIPPASPLNYLSWGIVGYGFQYVVRKRHFGWWSRLNFLTSCGLDLGLALATLVVFFAFTINEISPPSWWGNDVVKGTLDFKGMAVRERVGEGETFGPRVWALGGGGGGGGGGGGGGGGGGGGGG; this is translated from the exons ATGACCTCCTACACGAACCTCAGATCTTCAGGTGCTTCCATAGACGGTATGGAAGCCGTTGAGCTGAAAGACAGAAGGGCATCTACGAGCGGCCGGAAGTCGGGTGATTTAGAGGCAGGCGAGGAAGATATCGGggtaccctcttcctcttggaACGGCGCACCCGGCCCCTCCCAAGGGGGTCATCGCAGGCAGGAATCCCACGGCGCCGATGACGAAGATGGTTCCGAACTCGAACTTCTCTTGGACCCGAACTTGCCTGCCGAATACAGCCATAAACTTCGCGATCTCACTCGAAAGTCCCTTAGCTTCGACGACAATCAAGTAGGGGTCAAGTTCGGCGAaagcgaggacgaggaagaagaggtagaGAACTCACCTTATCCAGAAGTCCGAGCCGCCGTTCCCAACTTTGATCAGGACCTGCCATGTAACACCATCAGGGCGTGGACCATTGGACTTGGGCTCATATTTCTTGGGGCTTCAATGAACACCATCTTCTCACTGAGAGCCCCATCAATCAGTCTCGGGTCACTTATTGCCCAAATCATCGCTTGGCCGCTGGGACATGGCTGGGCCAGGTTTATGCCGCAACGTGAGTTCAACACCTTTGGTAAAAGGTGGACTCTGAACCCGGGGCCTTTCAACATCAAGGAACACTCTGTCATTGTTGTTATGGCCAGTGTCTCCTTTTCTGTGGCCTACGCTACCGACATCATTTTGGCCCAAAAGGTGTTCTACAAGCAGGACTTTGGCCTATTATGGGGGGTTCTCCTTACGATATCGACGCAGAGCCTGGGCTATGGAATTGCTGGAATGCTAAGAAGATTTCTCG TCTATCCAGCTTCCATGATCTGGCCGGGAAACCTCGTGGGAGTTACCTTGATGCACGCCATGTACGGGCagaacgagaagaaggatccCACAATAATGGGTGGCTCAATCCCTCGGTACCGATGGTTTGCCTACATCACCCTCGGCTCTTTTTTGTACTACTTCATCCCCGGTTTCTTTGCACAGTTCCTCAGCTCCTTTGCCGTTGTGACTTGGATGGCACCAAACAATCCTGTCGTCAACCAGTTGTTTGGCTACTCGACGGGCCTCTCCCTGCTTCCGATCACGTTCGATTGGGCGCAGATTACAGGATATGTTGGCTCGCCTATGGTACCTCCATG GCACGCAATTGCCAATACATTGGCCGGCGTCGTGATATTTTTCATAATTGCCGCCAGCTTTTTGCAGTACACTGGAGCGTGGTACGGCAAGTATCTGCCGATGAGCGACTCCAACGTCTATGACAATACGGGCAAGACATATGATGTTTCACGAGTCCTTAGCAAGGAATTTACGCTCGATGAGGAGGCGTATAACACTTACTCGCCTCTGTTTCTCAG TACAACATTTGCCATAGCGTACGGTTTGTCCTTTGCTGCCATATCCTCACTGATAGTGTACACGTACCTACATCATGGGAAAACAATCTGGAGACAATGGAAAAACAGCACGAGCGAGAGGCCTGACGTGCatatgaagatgatgaggaagtACAAGGAGGCCCCGACGTGGTGGTATATGTCGCTGTTTGCAGTG ATGCTCGCCCTAGGCTTCTTCACCGTTCTCGGCTGGCAAACCAACCTCACATGGTGggccttcctcctcgccgtctTTATCTCGTTcgccttttcccttcccatcGGTATCATCCAAGCCGTCACCAACAACCAAATCGGCCTGAACGTGTTGACCGAGTTTGTGTTTGGATACATCCAGCCAGGCCGCCCTCTAGCACTTATGAT CTTCAAAACCTTTGGCTACATAACCATGTCCCAAGCCCTCACCTTCGTCGGCGACCTCAAATTTGGTCACTACATGAAACTTCCCCCCCGCGTGCTCTTCTCCGCCCAAGTCGTCGCCACCACCTTCTCCTGCATCATTCAAATCCTAGTACTCAACTTCGCCCTCCGCACTATCCCCGAAGTCTGCACCCCTTCCCAACCTCAACACTTCACCTGCCCTGGCGGTCGCGTCTTTTTTTCCGCAAGCGTCATCTGGGGCCTCATCGGCCCCGCCCGGATGTTCTCCCCGGGCCAGATCTACTCTTCTTTGTTCCTGTTTTTCATCCTGGGAGCCGTCGTGCCCTTGGGTATTTGGTTGCTCCTTCGTCGTGCGCAAAAGCGGAATCCGCACACAAAAACATGGCTGCGCTACGTCATTGCGCCCGTCATCTTTGGCGGCGCGGGCTCTATCCCGCCTGCGAGTCCGCTGAACTATTTGAGTTGGGGCATCGTCGGGTATGGGTTTCAGTACGTAGTGCGCAAGAGGCACTTTGGGTGGTGGAGCAGATTGAACTTCTTGACAAGTTGCGGGCTCGATCTGGGACTGGCGCTGGCGACGCTGGTGGTGTTTTTCGCCTTTACCATCAACGAGATTAGTCCGCCTAGTTGGTGGGGAAATGACGTGGTAAAAGGCACGTTGGATTTCAAGGGGATGGCGGTAAGAGAGAGAGTGGGGGAAGGCGAGACATTTGGGCCGAGGGTTTGGGctcttggaggaggaggaggaggaggaggaggaggaggaggaggaggaggaggaggaggaggaggaggagggtaa
- the cem-1 gene encoding 3-oxoacyl-[acyl-carrier-protein]-synthase — MRRVVVTGLGAITPLAVGIRPTWRRLLDSHSGIVSVADLEPQDKWKELTSTVGGLVPTPARNKQNVDEQHTWKAADWLEPSDQRRMSLFAQYSVAATEMALQDAGWKPTRQEDLEATGVCMGSGIGNLDDFYNTSVTYDKEGYKRVSPLFVPKILINLGAGHIAMRYGFRGPNHSATTACTTGAHSIGDASRFIAFGDADVMVAGGSESCIHPLTFAGFGRSRSLSTAYNHDPTSACRPFDKDRAGFVVSEGAAVLILEELEHAKRRGARILAELTGYGCSGDAHHMTAPRDDGSGAFLSMKRALKNAGVKPGDVDYINAHATGTAVGDAAEAIAIRSLMMGEEGVDDESRITVSSTKGAIGHLLGAAGAIESVFSILAIAEGAIPPTLNLTSPNVGVGFNFVPVQAQQKEVKVAMSNSFGFGGTNASLVFSKFE; from the exons ATGAGACGCGTGGTAGTGACAGGCCTCGGTGCCATCACGCCCTTGGCCGTCGGCATCCGTCCCACCTGGCGCCGGCTCTTGGACTCTCATTCGGGCATCGTCAGCGTCGCTGACCTCGAGCCCCAGGACAAATGGAAGGAGCTCACCAGCACCGTGGGCGGCCTTGTTCCTACGCCTGCGAGGAACAAGCAGAATGTTGACGAGCAGCACACTTGGAAGGCTGCGGACTGGTTGGAGCCTTCGGACCAGAGACGCATGTCTCTCTTCGCCCAGTATTCTGTCGCTGCTACTGAAATGGCCCTGCAAGATGCTGGGTGGAAGCCCACGAGGCAGGAAGACCTTGAAGCCACAGGTGTCTGCATGGGAAGCGGAATCGGTAACTTGGATGACTTTTATAACACCAGCGTCACGTATGACAAAGAG GGCTACAAGAGGGTCTCCCCTCTCTTTGTTCCCAAGATTCTTATCAACCTCGGGGCTGGCCACATCGCCATGCGCTACGGTTTCCGTGGGCCCAACCACTCTGCCACCACCGCTTGTACCACCGGCGCTCACTCCATCGGTGATGCCTCCCGCTTCATTGCCTTTGGCGACGCTGATGTTATGGTCGCCGGCGGCTCCGAGTCCTGCATTCACCCTTTAACTTTTGCTGGCTTTGGCCGGTCTCGCTCGCTGTCTACCGCGTACAACCACGATCCGACATCTGCCTGCCGACCCTTTGACAAGGACCGCGCCGGCTTCGTGGTATCCGAGGGTGCTGCTGTCCTCATTCTAGAGGAGCTGGAGCACGCCAAGAGGCGCGGCGCTAGGATCTTGGCCGAGCTGACGGGGTATGGATGCAGTGGTGATGCACATCACATGACGGCGCCAAGGGATGATGGGTCAGGGGCATTCCTGTCTATGAAGAGGGCGCTCAAAAATGCGGGTGTCAAGCCGGGGGACGTGGACTATATCAATGCCCATGCCACGGGGACGGCTGTAGGAGATGCGGCTGAGGCGATTGCCATTCGGTCGCTGATGATGGGTGAAGAAGGAGTGGACGACGAGTCCAGGATTACGGTGAGCAGCACCAAGGGAGCGATTGGTCATCTTCTTGGTGCGGCGGGGGCCATTGAATCTGTGTTTTCGATTCTGGCCATTGCTGAG GGAGCCATACCCCCCACTCTCAACTTGACCAGTCCCAATGTCGGTGTTGGATTCAACTTTGTCCCTGTTCAGGCGCAGCAAAAGGAAGTCAAGGTGGCCATGTCCAACAGCTTTGGCTTCGGGGGCACCAATGCCTCCTTGGTATTTTCAAAGTTCGAGTAG
- a CDS encoding ubiquinol cytochrome-c reductase assembly protein Cbp3 yields MACPSCRSSLGLLLPRGPAATSTLRQGLFAESTTARAALSFSQSSNTTAASSTRRSKSLLSQQSRRIHTTRQCRAEGGEGSGGLAGGFRKLLASVAGNQSSSYIAYGATQRIYKDCAKQADYTITPEDRKAGRVKETADGEEIGVGNGSIWHEKFGLLPTFSTWAHVTMLHLWLVVVRLRCLDKDAHATWQAQLVDHFFHQAEEKMDRTHDMSSRVMRQRYLQDLFVQWRGVVLAYDEGLVKGDAVLAAAVWRNLFKASEDVDVRALAAIVSWMRSSLKYLDSMEDAGLALHPTLFKNKPDAELPVVDKFVPALEGQTTKGAAAADVEGISAAGQAEAKASPVTSQKAEPKGAASQKPKAVPKFKTAA; encoded by the exons ATGGCTTGCCCCAGCTGCAGATCcagcctcggcctcctcctcccgagAGGACCGGCCGCAACATCGACCCTGCGCCAGGGTCTCTTTGCCGAGAGCACCACCGCGCGCGCCGCGCTATCCTTCTCCCAGTccagcaacaccaccgccgccagcagtacgagaagaagcaaaagccTCCTCTCACAACAATCTCGACGGATACACACAACGCGCCAATGCCGTGCTGAAGGCGGCGAGGGGAGCGGCGGCCTGGCTGGTGGCTTCCGCAAGCTTCTGGCATCCGTTGCCGGCAACCAGAGCTCATCCTACATCGCCTATGGCGCCACCCAGCGCATCTACAAGGACTGCGCCAAGCAGGCCGACTACACCATCACTCCCGAGGACAGGAAAGCCGGAAGGGTGAAGGAAACGGCGGATGGCGAAGAGATTGGTGTTGGTAATGGGAGCATTTGGCACGAGA AATTCGGCCTTCTCCCAACCTTCTCAACCTGGGCCCACGTAACCATGCTCCACCTCtggctcgtcgtcgtccgcCTGCGCTGCCTCGACAAGGACGCCCACGCCACCTGGCAGGCCCAGCTGGTCGACCACTTCTTCCAccaggccgaggagaagatggaccGCACCCACGACATGTCGTCGCGTGTCATGCGCCAGCGCTACCTGCAGGACCTGTTCGTACAGTGGCGCGGCGTCGTGCTCGCCTACGACGAAGGTCTGGTAAAGGGTGACGCCGTGCTCGCTGCTGCCGTGTGGCGCAACCTGTTCAAGGCGAGCGAGGACGTCGATGTTCGCGCCCTGGCCGCCATCGTCAGCTGGATGCGCAGCAGCTTGAAGTATCTGGATTCCATGGAGGATGCCGGTCTGGCGCTTCATCCTACTCTGTTCAAGAACAAGCCGGATGCTGAGCTGCCGGTGGTGGATAAGTTCGTCCCGGCGCTAGAAGGGCAGACGACTAAGggtgcggcggcggctgatGTTGAGGGCATTTCGGCGGCGGGACAGGCCGAGGCGAAGGCGTCGCCGGTAACAAGCCAGAAGGCTGAGCCTAAGGGTGCTGCTTCCCAGAAGCCGAAGGCGGTGCCCAAGTTCAAGACTGCTGCTTAG
- a CDS encoding dihydrofolate reductase: MSAILPSIELTLVLAATRDMGIGLNGGLPWTGLKKEMAYFARVTKRLPSQLAGTKALNAVIMGRKTWESIPPKFRPLKGRLNIVISRSVTSSPSLSSPSSSSSSSSEVEEGPVMASSLEQAIEYLHHCQQQQQQQQQQQQQEQQQKVGKVFVIGGGQIYGAALKLPKEVSKRILLTRVLSPEFECDTFFPLELKEEGEASGSEEWVRKSKEELDQFVGEEVPEGLQVENGTEYEFQMWERR; the protein is encoded by the exons ATGTCTGCCATCCTCCCATCCATCGAGCTCACACTCGTCCTCGCCGCCACGCGCGACATGGGCATTGGTCTCAACGGTGGCCTTCCATGGACTGGTCTCAAGAAAGAGATGGCCTACTTTGCTCGCGTAACCAAGAGGTTGCCCAGTCAG CTCGCCGGTACCAAAGCCCTCAACGCCGTCATAATGGGCCGCAAAACATGGGAGTCTATTCCGCCCAAGTTCCGTCCTCTCAAAGGTCGTCTGAACATCGTCATCAGTCGCTCAGTCACTTcatctccctctctttcctctccgtcttcgtcttcttcttcttcttctgaagTAGAAGAGGGACCGGTCATGGCTTCTTCCCTCGAGCAAGCTATCGAGTATCTTCACCAttgccagcagcagcagcagcagcagcagcagcagcagcagcaagagcaacaacaaaaagttGGCAAGGTATTTGTGATTGGCGGCGGACAAATCTACGGCGCGGCGCTGAAGCTACCCAAGGAGGTAAGCAAGCGGATCTTGTTGACGAGGGTCTTGAGTCCGGAGTTTGAGTGTGATACGTTTTTTCCTTtggagttgaaggaggaaggggaggcaTCAGGATCTGAGGAATGGGTGAGGAAGAGCAAAGAGGAGTTGGACCAGTTTGTGGGCGAGGAGGTTCCCGAGGGATTGCAAGTCGAAAATGGGACGGAGTATGAGTTTCAGAtgtgggagaggaggtag